The nucleotide window ACAGACTCAAACAAAAACCTAAGCTACTTGACAGACGCGACAAAGACTCGACTCGACACCAAAACTCGCAAAGACCTGACCTGATCATACCAACTGACCCGACAACGTCACATGAGACAAAAACTCAACCCACACTGATCAGACATAACCCGACTCGAGCAACAAGCCAACGACTCACTTTGACACTAACATACGGACTCGACACCAAAACAGTGATTAATTATAAGTAATGCAGGAAACATACCTTGTAGTCGACGACACCAGAAATCAGCAGAGATAAGGCGGTGGTAGTCCGGTGGCCGGTGGTCAGTGACGATGGTGACTGATGGGGGGTAAATGGTGGTGGTGAGTGTTACAGGCGACGGGTGGTGGTGGGTAGCTGCGGAGAGTGATGACCGGCGGTGGTATAgcggtggacggtggtggtgatcAGCAATGAAGTGGTGGAATGGCGGTGGAGATGGTGGATGCTTTGAAATCGCCGGTCGTCAAGAAATGGGATTAGGGTTTCTCCGCCGAAATGATTTGGGGCTTTATCCATCAGTTGCCGACATACAAAACCcaagcggcccgcgtaagtggTAAGGTCAAGTTTAAGCGGTTCGCGAGCCTCTGTTTTTTTCAAAAGAATCTTAAgtccaagcgggccgcgtaataATGAACAATTAGTTCACGCGGGCCCCCTGGACAACACAGAACATCAAACTGTTTGCAGTAACAGCAGTGTTTCAGCAAAACCAATTTTATTAATTCCCACAGTACCCCTGACCATTAGTTTCTCGTTTTTACCGTTGAACGTACCTGGGAGGCTGTTCGGTAGTCGATTTCGGCCACGTGAAGGATGATGTACCTGCAAAACACTTGACAAAACACGAAACGGACACAAATACGACACGACGAAAAACGACGCAAACACACCTAAAACACTAACTAACGACGCGACACGGACAACGACTCAATGTACAAACTCTACACTTGAGTTTTCACCCAAGAACCTACATGGTGGTATCCGGAAGATCTTCGAGAGGAGTTTCCTCCTTCTCGACGTTGTCAATAGGCCCTCCTAAATAATGCTTCAACCGGTGGCCATTCACTTTCCACGACTCGTCACTCTCCTTATTGTAAAGCTCAATCGCACCATGCGGAAACACTTCCTTCACAACATACGGTCCCGTCCACTTCGACTTCAACTTCCCGGGGAACAATTTAAACCTCGAATTGTAGAGAAGCACTTTATCACCAACCTTGAACTCCTTCAATCCCTTAAGCTTCCGATCATGCAACGCCTTCGTTTTCTCCTTAATACTCCACGAACGCTCATACGCCGCATCCCTAAGGGCTTCCAATTCATGAATTTGGAAGTATCTTCTCCTAGCGGCCTCGGTCAAATCTAAATTCACCGTTTTGAGTGCCCAAAGAGCCCGATGCTCTAACTCGACCGGCAAATGGCACGCTTTCCCATAAACGATCATAAACGGTGTTGTACCTAGCGGCGTGTTGTAGGCGGTGCGGAATGCCCATAACGCATCATCTAACTTGTCGGACCAATCCTTCCGACTCTTCCCGACCGTTTTCTCTAAAATCCTCTTCACTCCTCGATTCGCGTTCTCCACTTGACCGCTCGTCTGCGGATGATACGCGGTAGACAAGCGGTGCATGACTCCATATCGTTCCAACGCCTTCTCCATCACCGCATTGCAAAAATGCGTACCGCGATCACTAATAATTGCTCTAGGAGTACCGAATCGCGTAAATAGCTTCTTCAAAAACCTCACCACCACTCGTGCATCGTTCGtaggcaaagcttgagcttccacccacttcgaaacgtagtcaatcgcaacgaggatgtacctattcccactCTAAGgagggaaaggtcccatgaaatcaatgccccacacatcaaaaatttccaACACTTGAATGGGGTTTTGGGGCATCTCATTCCTAAATGAGATATTGCCTGTACGCTGGCAGGCATCACAAGCCCTAACAAAATCCTGAGCATCCTCGAACACCGTAGGCCAAAAGAAACCGCAGTCGAAGACTTTTTACGCGGTCGTGTGTGCTCCATGATGACCTCCTGTCAAACCCTCATGCACGTGCCTCAGGATCTCAACACCTTCTTCCCTACTAACACACCTCCTAAGTAAACGGTCGCCTCCAATCCTAAAAAGGTAAGGGTCATCCCATATGTACTTCCTAGCGTCCCTCATCAGCTTCCGCTTTTGCTGCGCACTCAAATTCTCCATCACAAACCCGTCGGCCAAATAATTGGCTATATCGCTATACCACGGAAGATCCACGGCTCCTGCCCTGACATCATCAATAGACTCGTGAGGGAATCTATCCCCTATCGCCTCCTCACGAATCTCCTCTCTCTTCGGATCCTCTAAGCGGGACAAGTGATCCGCCGCCACATTCTCTGCCCCTTTCTTATCCTTAATTTCAATGTCGAACTCGGAAAGAAGAAGAATCCATCGTATAAGGCGCGGCTTCGCGTCCTTCTTCTGAAACAAGTGACGCAGAGCAGAATGATCAGTAAACACGACGGTTTTCGACAGAACAAGATACGACTAAAACTTGTCGAACACAAACACCACCGCCAACAACTCCTTCTCCGTGGTGGTGTAATTCTCCTGGGCATCATTCAACGTTTTACTCGCGTAGTAAATCGGGTGAAAATGCTTCTCCCGTCTCTACCCTAACACCGCACCAACTGCGTAGTCACTCGCGTCACACATCAGCTCGAATGGTAAGCTCCAATCAGGCGACACGAGGATCGGTGCAATCACTAACTTCTCCTTCAAAAACTCAAACGCTCGAAGGCACTCCTCGTCAAAGACGAAAGGAACGTCCTTCTCCAACAATCGCATCATGGGGcgagtgattttggaaaaatccctaATAAAGCGCCTATAAAATCCCGCATGACCGAGAAAACTACTAACCGACTTGACACTAGTCGGCGGAGGGAGCTGGCTGATCGTGTCTATCTTCGCCCTATCAACCTCAATACCAGCTCTCGAAATCTTGTGCCCTAGCACAATCCCCTCagtcaccatgaagtgacacttctcccagttCAGCATCAACTTCGTCTCTGCACATCTCTTCAACATCTTCTCCAGATTCATCAAACACTTATCAAAAGAACTACCATACACTGAGAAGTCGTCCATAAACACCTCCATTGAACTCTCGACCATATCCTGAAAGATCGCGATCATACAACGCTGGAATGTAGCAGGAGCGTTACataacccaaatggcatgcgtTGATACGCGTAtgtgccatatggacatgtaaaagtggttttctcctgatcctctgGTGCAATAGGAATCTGGAAATAACCCGAAAACCCGTCGAGAAAGCAATAGAACTGCTGACCCGCGAGACGCTCAAGCATCTGATCAATGAATGGAAGCGGAAAATGATCCTTGCGAGTGGCGTCATTTAACtttcgatagtcaatgcacacacGCCAACCCGTAACAGTACGAGACGGAATAAGCTCATTCTTCGAATTCAGAACAA belongs to Helianthus annuus cultivar XRQ/B chromosome 5, HanXRQr2.0-SUNRISE, whole genome shotgun sequence and includes:
- the LOC110942704 gene encoding uncharacterized protein LOC110942704, translating into MEKALERYGVMHRLSTAYHPQTSGQVENANRGVKRILEKTVGKSRKDWSDKLDDALWAFRTAYNTPLGTTPFMIVYGKACHLPVELEHRALWALKTVNLDLTEAARRRYFQIHELEALRDAAYERSWSIKEKTKALHDRKLKGLKEFKVGDKVLLYNSRFKLFPGKLKSKWTGPYVVKEVFPHGAIELYNKESDESWKVNGHRLKHYLGGPIDNVEKEETPLEDLPDTTM